Below is a genomic region from Rhodococcus sp. WMMA185.
CACCTCGATGCGTCATCAAGTCGATCTCGGAGATCTTGCGGAGGCCCTGGCAGACATCGCGCTGAATGTGCCGGCTGCCGCCGGCGACCGTCGCCGCGCCCGTGACGTGGCCACGCAAGAGTGGGGAGAACTGCTGCAAAGCGGTTCGTTGCCTGGCTGATCAGCTCC
It encodes:
- a CDS encoding ANTAR domain-containing protein; the protein is MTIEARGETRAMRHLSALDAAIEILAVARGKAYSADQAFDELLDTSMRHQVDLGDLAEALADIALNVPAAAGDRRRARDVATQEWGELLQSGSLPG